In one window of Microbispora sp. ZYX-F-249 DNA:
- a CDS encoding ABC transporter permease, whose amino-acid sequence MRSRLSAVCRYEFRMQIRKQSLWVSTAGLAVLIAVAQGDRGPRHLPIGAGAAEVMASWALLFSMLLPIGFGMVLADRLVRDQRIGAASLLASLPARTGALVAGKYAGSVAATAVPGLLVLLVAAAGEFAHRGDPALFGWAAGAFAVVLLPGLAFVAAFALVCPLVMSAPLFRVLFAGYWFWGNMLGPNYLPSLTGTLLTPIGDYPASWLIGGKALYAGDSGWLSFLRPEPGGGAALLSVVLLIVLASLPLAFAGPLMTRRTSS is encoded by the coding sequence ATGAGGTCGCGCTTGTCCGCGGTGTGCCGGTACGAGTTCCGCATGCAGATCCGCAAGCAGTCCCTGTGGGTGAGCACGGCCGGCCTGGCCGTGCTGATCGCCGTCGCGCAGGGCGACCGGGGGCCGCGCCACCTGCCGATCGGCGCGGGCGCCGCCGAGGTCATGGCCTCGTGGGCGCTGCTGTTCTCCATGCTGCTGCCGATCGGGTTCGGCATGGTGCTGGCCGACCGGCTGGTCCGCGACCAGCGGATCGGCGCCGCGTCGCTGCTCGCCAGCCTGCCTGCCCGCACGGGCGCGCTGGTCGCAGGGAAGTACGCCGGGTCCGTCGCCGCGACCGCGGTCCCCGGCCTGCTGGTGCTCCTCGTCGCCGCCGCCGGAGAGTTCGCGCACCGGGGCGATCCCGCGCTGTTCGGCTGGGCGGCCGGGGCGTTCGCCGTGGTGCTGCTGCCGGGCCTGGCGTTCGTGGCCGCCTTCGCGCTCGTCTGCCCGCTGGTGATGTCGGCGCCGCTGTTCCGGGTGCTGTTCGCGGGCTACTGGTTCTGGGGCAACATGCTCGGCCCCAACTACCTGCCGTCCTTGACGGGGACGCTGCTGACGCCGATCGGCGACTATCCGGCGAGCTGGCTCATCGGCGGCAAGGCCCTCTACGCGGGCGACTCCGGCTGGCTCTCGTTCCTGCGGCCCGAGCCGGGCGGCGGCGCGGCGCTGCTCAGCGTCGTCCTGCTGATCGTGCTCGCGTCCCTGCCCCTCGCGTTCGCGGGCCCCCTCATGACCCGCCGTACGTCGTCCTGA
- a CDS encoding ATP-binding cassette domain-containing protein, translating into MDIMINGLRRRFGRVEALRGVDLEVPGGMFGLLGTNGAGKTTLMRILAGVLSPTGGRVLVGGHDLTTRAGRLAVQRRLGYLPQDLGLYPDLTTQEFLDYIGLLKGLDDDTARRRQIGELLDMVGLADVAGRRLKGFSGGMRRRVGIAQALLGDPALVVVDEPTAGLDPEERIRFRTLLARIAGHRTVLLSTHIVEDVAQTCQEAAVMAAGRVVFTGPVTGIVDRARGATWEVVTRGAPPAAGVVVSAVGGPDGTRYRVVSQARPDPAAVPVRPSLEEGYVALMREAVPS; encoded by the coding sequence ATGGACATCATGATCAACGGGCTGCGCAGGCGGTTCGGACGGGTCGAGGCGCTGCGCGGCGTCGATCTCGAGGTCCCCGGCGGGATGTTCGGCCTGCTGGGCACGAACGGCGCGGGCAAGACCACCCTGATGCGCATCCTGGCCGGGGTGCTGTCCCCGACCGGCGGGCGGGTGCTGGTCGGCGGCCACGACCTCACCACCCGGGCGGGGCGGCTGGCCGTGCAGCGGCGGCTGGGCTACCTGCCGCAGGACCTCGGCCTCTATCCCGACCTCACGACCCAGGAGTTCCTGGACTACATCGGGCTGCTCAAGGGTCTGGACGACGACACGGCCCGGCGCCGCCAGATCGGCGAGCTGCTCGACATGGTGGGGCTGGCCGACGTCGCCGGCCGACGGCTCAAGGGTTTCTCCGGCGGCATGCGGCGGCGCGTCGGCATCGCCCAGGCCCTGCTCGGCGACCCCGCGCTGGTCGTCGTGGACGAGCCGACGGCCGGGCTCGACCCGGAGGAGCGCATCCGCTTCCGTACGCTCCTCGCCCGGATCGCGGGGCACCGCACCGTGCTGCTGAGCACCCACATCGTGGAGGACGTGGCGCAGACCTGCCAGGAGGCCGCCGTCATGGCGGCGGGCCGGGTGGTGTTCACCGGCCCGGTGACCGGCATCGTCGACCGTGCCCGGGGCGCGACGTGGGAGGTCGTCACCCGTGGGGCGCCCCCGGCCGCCGGCGTGGTCGTGTCGGCGGTCGGCGGGCCCGACGGCACGCGCTACCGCGTGGTCAGCCAGGCCAGGCCGGACCCGGCGGCGGTCCCGGTCCGGCCGTCGCTGGAGGAGGGCTACGTCGCACTCATGCGCGAGGCCGTCCCGAGCTGA
- a CDS encoding PIG-L family deacetylase produces MDRELTLMAVHAHPDDEVIGTGGILARYTAEGVRTVLVTCTNGEQGDGPGGVKPGEPGHDDAAVAERRLAELSESVAHLGIFHLELLGYRDSGMVGWEGNGHSGAFANVPVETAAARLAELMERYRPQVIVTYDENGNYGHPDHIQAHRIAVAAAETTGIPDKLYYTAVPREGIRQMFEFMRANGMAPDDFELPDDFGTPEELITSVVDVAPYVENKLKALQAHASQGENIPFLRMPPEAQHQAFSREYFIRKTCRVDAPAHEDDLFAGLRG; encoded by the coding sequence ATGGACCGAGAGCTCACCCTGATGGCGGTGCACGCCCACCCCGACGACGAGGTGATCGGCACCGGCGGCATCCTCGCGAGATACACCGCCGAGGGCGTCCGTACGGTCCTGGTGACCTGCACGAACGGCGAGCAGGGGGACGGCCCCGGCGGGGTGAAGCCGGGCGAGCCCGGCCACGACGACGCCGCCGTCGCCGAGCGGCGGCTGGCCGAGCTGAGCGAGTCGGTCGCCCACCTCGGCATCTTCCATCTGGAGCTGCTCGGCTACCGCGACTCCGGCATGGTCGGCTGGGAGGGCAACGGTCACTCCGGCGCGTTCGCCAACGTCCCGGTCGAGACGGCCGCCGCCCGGCTCGCCGAGCTGATGGAGCGCTACCGCCCGCAGGTGATCGTCACCTACGACGAGAACGGCAACTACGGGCACCCCGACCACATCCAGGCCCACCGCATCGCGGTCGCGGCGGCCGAGACGACCGGCATCCCGGACAAGCTCTACTACACCGCGGTGCCGCGCGAGGGCATCCGGCAGATGTTCGAGTTCATGCGGGCCAACGGCATGGCGCCGGACGACTTCGAGCTTCCCGACGACTTCGGCACGCCCGAGGAGCTCATCACCAGCGTCGTGGACGTCGCGCCGTACGTGGAGAACAAGCTGAAGGCCCTGCAGGCGCACGCGAGCCAGGGCGAGAACATCCCCTTCCTGAGGATGCCGCCGGAGGCCCAGCACCAGGCGTTCTCGCGCGAGTACTTCATCCGGAAGACCTGCCGGGTGGACGCGCCGGCCCACGAGGACGACCTGTTCGCGGGCCTGCGCGGCTGA
- a CDS encoding MFS transporter, whose amino-acid sequence MSALRRDLWAPVALSYVTFILVGLSSGVGGVLLPAQMDDYGLDKATIGTQFFAFSAGFMLSGSTAGPLIHRLGIRASLILGGGTFALAGLFTAVRPPFLAFLVAQIVAGYGTGIFESVLNAYLTDLPGATTLLNRLHAFFGVGALLGPLLATGILAFLPWTAVWLVLALVCLPLLVGFYLTLPAREAPPPASAEEQAERPGLLATASRQPAVVLGAVFLAVYVGLEISVGNWGFSFLVDEHGQSDLLAGYTVSGYWLGLTLGRFLISPIATRLGLSATGMTFVCLAGVTISTTLAWLVPGAAMASVSFVLLGFWLGPVFPTTMAVAPRLTVARLVPTAIGLINGVSVVGGAVFPWLAGAIAQGVGAWTLPPFALALALLQLVIWWLVSTRMTPAPAPAVGSGVPSRDQGAI is encoded by the coding sequence GTGTCCGCACTGCGGCGCGATCTGTGGGCGCCGGTCGCGCTCTCCTATGTCACCTTCATCCTGGTCGGTCTCAGCTCCGGCGTGGGCGGGGTGCTGCTGCCGGCGCAGATGGACGACTACGGCCTCGACAAGGCCACGATCGGCACCCAGTTCTTCGCCTTCTCCGCCGGGTTCATGCTGTCCGGCTCGACCGCGGGCCCGTTGATCCACCGCCTCGGGATCCGGGCCTCGCTCATCCTCGGCGGCGGCACGTTCGCGCTGGCCGGTCTCTTCACCGCCGTGCGCCCGCCGTTCCTGGCCTTCCTGGTGGCCCAGATCGTGGCCGGGTACGGCACGGGCATCTTCGAATCGGTGCTGAACGCCTACCTCACCGACCTGCCCGGGGCGACGACGCTGCTCAACCGCCTGCACGCGTTCTTCGGCGTCGGCGCGCTGCTCGGGCCGCTGCTGGCCACCGGGATCCTGGCCTTCCTGCCCTGGACGGCCGTGTGGCTGGTCCTGGCCCTGGTCTGCCTGCCGCTGCTGGTCGGCTTCTACCTGACCCTGCCCGCCCGCGAGGCCCCGCCTCCCGCGTCGGCCGAGGAGCAGGCGGAGCGTCCCGGCCTGCTGGCCACCGCCTCGCGGCAGCCCGCCGTCGTGCTGGGCGCGGTGTTCCTCGCCGTGTACGTCGGCCTCGAGATCAGCGTGGGCAACTGGGGGTTCAGCTTCCTGGTCGACGAGCACGGGCAGAGCGACCTGCTGGCCGGCTACACCGTCTCCGGCTACTGGCTCGGGCTCACCCTGGGCCGTTTCCTGATCAGCCCGATCGCCACCAGACTCGGCCTGAGCGCGACCGGGATGACCTTCGTCTGCCTGGCCGGGGTCACGATCAGCACGACGCTGGCCTGGCTCGTCCCGGGCGCCGCGATGGCCAGCGTCAGCTTCGTGCTGCTCGGCTTCTGGCTCGGGCCGGTCTTCCCCACCACGATGGCCGTGGCGCCGCGGCTCACCGTGGCCCGGCTGGTGCCCACCGCCATCGGACTGATCAACGGGGTGTCGGTGGTCGGCGGCGCGGTGTTCCCCTGGCTCGCCGGGGCGATCGCCCAGGGAGTCGGCGCCTGGACGCTGCCGCCCTTCGCCCTGGCGCTGGCCCTGCTGCAACTGGTCATCTGGTGGCTGGTGTCCACCCGCATGACCCCGGCCCCCGCGCCGGCGGTCGGCAGCGGCGTCCCCTCGCGGGATCAAGGGGCGATATAG
- a CDS encoding alpha/beta fold hydrolase: protein MTDHAMVQANGIRIAYRTYGPGGGVPLVLLHGLGEGMAGWADVAPALAAHRHVYALDLRGHGASDRPGTYGLELMRDDVLAFLDSLSLGTVDVIGHSMGGVVAYLLAAERPGRVRTLILEDVPLPVPREPPPLVRPEGPLPFDWAMVAAVRPEIDRPDPAWLERLGRITARTLVIGGGPDSHIPQDRIAELARRVPGAAHVTIPAGHLVHENAPGAFVREVLAFLG, encoded by the coding sequence GTGACGGATCACGCGATGGTCCAGGCGAACGGCATTCGCATCGCGTACCGGACGTACGGGCCGGGCGGCGGCGTGCCGCTGGTTCTGCTGCACGGGCTGGGCGAGGGCATGGCCGGCTGGGCGGACGTCGCGCCGGCCCTGGCCGCCCACCGGCACGTGTACGCCCTCGACCTGCGCGGCCACGGCGCCAGCGACCGGCCGGGCACCTACGGCCTGGAACTCATGCGCGACGACGTCCTCGCCTTCCTCGACTCGCTGTCGCTCGGCACGGTGGACGTGATCGGGCACTCGATGGGCGGTGTCGTGGCCTACCTGCTCGCCGCCGAGCGGCCGGGCCGGGTGCGGACGCTGATCCTGGAGGACGTCCCGCTCCCCGTGCCGCGTGAGCCGCCCCCGCTCGTACGCCCGGAGGGGCCCCTGCCGTTCGACTGGGCGATGGTGGCGGCGGTCAGGCCCGAGATCGACCGGCCCGACCCGGCGTGGCTGGAGCGGCTGGGCCGGATCACCGCGCGCACGCTTGTGATCGGCGGCGGGCCGGACAGCCACATCCCCCAGGACCGCATCGCCGAGCTGGCCCGCCGCGTCCCCGGCGCCGCGCACGTCACGATCCCGGCCGGGCACCTGGTGCACGAGAACGCCCCCGGCGCCTTCGTCCGCGAGGTGCTGGCCTTCCTCGGTTAG
- a CDS encoding nuclear transport factor 2 family protein, with protein MPDGRQLADRVLNAVNGHDLERLSACYDDDAVLSTPMGDCVGREQIARHWESLFKGFTDMAMTVWNRVECADPGFTEWTMTGTHTGPFPLAGGGVASASGRRITVRGCGACHAKDGLVVAHRDYFDLLELYSQLGFSLVCG; from the coding sequence ATGCCCGACGGCCGGCAGCTCGCGGACCGCGTGCTGAACGCGGTGAACGGTCATGACCTGGAACGACTGTCGGCGTGCTACGACGACGACGCCGTCCTGTCCACCCCGATGGGGGACTGCGTGGGGCGCGAGCAGATCGCCCGGCACTGGGAGAGCCTGTTCAAGGGCTTCACCGACATGGCCATGACGGTCTGGAACAGGGTGGAGTGCGCCGATCCGGGCTTCACCGAGTGGACGATGACGGGCACGCACACCGGGCCGTTCCCGCTGGCCGGCGGCGGTGTCGCGAGCGCGAGCGGCCGGCGGATCACGGTCCGCGGCTGTGGGGCGTGCCATGCGAAGGACGGTCTCGTCGTCGCCCACCGGGACTATTTCGACCTGCTGGAGCTGTACTCCCAGCTCGGGTTCTCGCTCGTTTGTGGGTAA
- a CDS encoding MBL fold metallo-hydrolase produces the protein MPDPADATVFFVGNATMIIRSHGFTLLTDPNFLHQGQRAHLGWGLSTRRRTEPAMKVTELPPLDLVVLSHMHGDHWDRIARNGLDKDLPIVTTRHAAARLRRQGFYHAVGLEPWEYHHERHGDGTLTVTATPARHAPGSANSLMPPVMGSVLDFAHAGEVDLRLHISGDTIMDDCLSEIPRRFPDIDVGIVHLGGTRILGLTVTMDGAQGVEWLRLIQPESALPVHYDDYAAFASPLRDFQQHVRGAGLSHLVHYLMRGETYRLPVRQSGVRPHRHVPGMG, from the coding sequence ATGCCCGATCCAGCGGACGCGACCGTGTTCTTCGTGGGAAACGCCACCATGATCATCCGTTCTCACGGGTTCACCCTGCTGACGGATCCGAACTTCCTGCACCAGGGACAGCGAGCTCATCTCGGCTGGGGGCTGAGCACCCGCCGCCGCACCGAGCCCGCGATGAAGGTCACGGAGCTTCCGCCACTGGACCTGGTCGTGCTGTCGCACATGCACGGCGACCACTGGGACAGGATCGCCAGGAACGGGCTCGACAAGGACCTGCCGATCGTCACCACCCGCCACGCGGCGGCCCGGCTCCGCCGCCAGGGGTTCTACCACGCCGTCGGCCTGGAGCCGTGGGAGTACCACCACGAGCGCCACGGGGACGGCACGCTCACGGTGACGGCCACGCCCGCCCGGCACGCGCCGGGCTCGGCGAACTCGCTGATGCCGCCGGTGATGGGGAGCGTGCTCGACTTCGCCCACGCCGGCGAGGTGGACCTGCGCCTCCACATCAGCGGTGACACGATCATGGACGACTGCCTGTCGGAGATTCCGCGCCGCTTCCCGGACATCGACGTCGGCATCGTCCATCTCGGCGGCACGCGGATCCTCGGCCTCACGGTGACCATGGACGGCGCGCAGGGGGTGGAGTGGCTCAGGCTGATCCAGCCGGAGTCGGCCCTGCCCGTCCACTACGACGACTACGCGGCGTTCGCCTCCCCGCTGAGGGACTTCCAGCAGCACGTCCGGGGCGCCGGGCTGTCGCACCTGGTCCACTACCTCATGCGCGGCGAGACCTACCGCCTTCCGGTGCGGCAGTCCGGCGTACGCCCGCACCGGCACGTCCCCGGGATGGGCTGA
- a CDS encoding family 16 glycosylhydrolase — protein sequence MREALDTGARTRRDGRRGPEILLASPHQPEISMRKPRLLIMAAAMVVGLAGGLVAAPGADRAEAAIGPVTWSDEFNAAAGTPIDGAKWKFDVGGSGWGNNELQYYTNSTRNVYHDGQGHLAITARRENPSNFQCHYGTCQYTSGRILTADKFSQAYGRFEASIKIPKGQGIWPAFWMLGGGNWPNTGEIDIMENVGKAPNTVYGTVHGPGYSGGGGVGGNRTIGAPLGDAFHTYRVDWSPNLIVWYLDGSEYFRVTPADIRGNQWVFDHPFFMILNVAVGGNWPGNPDSTTSFPQTMLVDWVRVSGWTSDGGGGTGTGGALKSSLNGRCVDIPGANPVDGARLQMYDCNGTAAQQWTIDSDGTVRAMGKCMDAAAAGTANGTPIQLYTCNGTGAQRFTLSPAGDLVNIPANRCVDIVDVNPASGARLQLWDCTGGANQKWTRG from the coding sequence TTGCGTGAAGCGCTGGACACCGGCGCGCGCACCCGGAGAGACGGGCGGCGCGGGCCGGAGATCCTGCTGGCATCCCCCCACCAACCGGAGATCTCCATGCGCAAACCCCGGCTCCTCATCATGGCCGCGGCCATGGTCGTCGGCCTGGCCGGCGGCCTGGTCGCCGCCCCGGGCGCCGACCGGGCCGAGGCCGCCATCGGCCCGGTCACTTGGTCGGACGAGTTCAACGCCGCGGCGGGAACGCCGATCGACGGCGCCAAGTGGAAGTTCGACGTGGGCGGCAGCGGCTGGGGCAACAACGAGTTGCAGTACTACACGAACTCCACCCGCAACGTGTACCACGACGGGCAGGGACACCTGGCCATCACCGCCCGGCGGGAGAACCCGTCCAACTTCCAGTGCCACTACGGCACCTGCCAGTACACCTCGGGCCGCATCCTGACCGCCGACAAGTTCAGTCAGGCGTACGGCCGTTTCGAGGCGAGCATCAAGATTCCCAAGGGGCAGGGCATCTGGCCGGCGTTCTGGATGCTCGGCGGCGGCAACTGGCCGAACACCGGCGAGATCGACATCATGGAGAACGTCGGCAAGGCGCCGAACACCGTCTACGGCACCGTGCACGGCCCCGGCTACTCCGGGGGCGGCGGCGTGGGCGGCAACCGGACGATCGGCGCACCGCTCGGCGACGCCTTCCACACCTACCGGGTCGACTGGTCGCCGAACCTCATCGTCTGGTACCTGGACGGCTCGGAGTACTTCCGCGTCACGCCGGCCGACATCCGCGGCAACCAGTGGGTGTTCGACCACCCGTTCTTCATGATCCTGAACGTCGCGGTCGGCGGCAACTGGCCGGGCAACCCCGACTCCACCACGTCGTTCCCGCAGACCATGCTGGTCGACTGGGTCCGCGTCTCCGGCTGGACCAGCGACGGGGGAGGCGGAACCGGGACCGGCGGCGCGCTGAAGTCCAGCCTGAACGGCCGTTGCGTCGACATCCCGGGCGCCAATCCCGTGGACGGCGCCCGGCTGCAGATGTACGACTGCAACGGCACCGCCGCCCAGCAGTGGACGATCGACAGCGACGGCACGGTCCGCGCGATGGGCAAGTGCATGGACGCCGCGGCGGCCGGCACCGCCAACGGCACGCCGATCCAGCTCTACACGTGCAACGGCACCGGCGCGCAGCGCTTCACGCTCAGCCCGGCCGGCGACCTCGTCAACATCCCCGCGAACCGATGCGTGGACATCGTGGACGTCAACCCGGCCAGCGGCGCACGCCTCCAACTGTGGGACTGCACCGGCGGGGCCAACCAGAAGTGGACCCGCGGCTGA
- a CDS encoding MFS transporter translates to MYAYAFLEDFVVLYPVYALLFAENGLSPAQISSLFVIWSVTGFVLEVPSGVWADLVSRRSLLAVAPLLTGTGYALWTFAPSYWSFALGFVLWGAGGSLRSGTLQALVYEELGRWGATARFPALAGRAAALGTTAVMAATALAGPVLAVGGMRAAGLASVLVTLLGAAVGLSFPESRGDRDRPGVAGGYVAVLRDGLAQVREGPAVRRAIVVLSATSVAGAMDEYVPLLAEATGVSIGRVPLLVLLVSAGGMVGGWFAGRGRGALAPALVTAACCMAAGAVAASAGRPEALTLVAVAFGLFQWATAALEARLQEGISDGARATVTSMAGVGTEIVALTVYGGYAAGSVWTGPGPLFAVAAAPYLVIALAVRRKRP, encoded by the coding sequence CTGTACGCGTACGCGTTCCTGGAGGACTTCGTCGTCCTCTATCCGGTGTACGCCCTGCTGTTCGCCGAGAACGGGCTCTCCCCCGCCCAGATCTCCTCGCTGTTCGTGATCTGGTCCGTCACCGGCTTCGTGCTGGAGGTCCCGTCCGGCGTGTGGGCCGACCTCGTCTCGCGGAGGTCGCTGCTCGCCGTCGCACCCCTCCTGACGGGCACGGGGTACGCCCTGTGGACGTTCGCCCCCTCCTACTGGTCGTTCGCGCTGGGCTTCGTGCTGTGGGGCGCCGGCGGCTCCCTGCGTTCGGGCACGCTCCAGGCCCTGGTGTACGAGGAACTCGGCCGGTGGGGCGCGACCGCCCGCTTCCCGGCGCTCGCCGGGCGGGCGGCCGCCCTCGGCACGACGGCGGTGATGGCCGCGACCGCGCTGGCGGGGCCCGTGCTCGCCGTGGGCGGCATGCGCGCGGCGGGCCTGGCCAGCGTGCTCGTGACACTGCTCGGAGCCGCCGTGGGGCTGTCGTTCCCCGAGTCGCGCGGGGACCGCGACCGGCCGGGCGTCGCCGGCGGATACGTCGCCGTCCTGCGGGACGGCCTGGCCCAGGTGCGCGAGGGCCCCGCGGTCCGCCGCGCGATCGTGGTCCTGTCGGCGACGTCGGTCGCGGGGGCGATGGACGAGTACGTCCCCCTGCTCGCGGAGGCGACCGGGGTGTCCATCGGGCGGGTTCCCCTGCTCGTCCTGCTGGTGAGCGCGGGCGGCATGGTCGGCGGGTGGTTCGCCGGGCGGGGGCGGGGCGCCCTCGCGCCGGCCCTGGTGACGGCCGCCTGCTGCATGGCGGCCGGCGCCGTCGCAGCCTCCGCGGGCCGGCCGGAGGCGCTCACGCTGGTAGCCGTGGCCTTCGGCCTGTTCCAGTGGGCGACGGCGGCGCTGGAGGCGAGGCTGCAGGAGGGGATCTCGGACGGCGCGCGGGCCACGGTCACATCGATGGCCGGGGTCGGCACCGAGATCGTCGCCCTGACGGTCTACGGCGGTTACGCGGCCGGGTCGGTGTGGACCGGCCCCGGACCGCTGTTCGCCGTCGCGGCGGCGCCGTACCTGGTGATCGCCCTGGCCGTACGCCGGAAACGGCCGTGA
- a CDS encoding calcium:proton antiporter yields the protein MSLRYRRLAATWTVTVPILAVAVLALAWGRSIPPVVVVIAALFLASSVLAAVHHAEVIAHRVGEPFGSLVLAVAVTVIEVALILSLTVSGGPAAASLARDTVFAAVMITCNGIAGLSLLVAALRRRVAVFNAEGTGGALATVATLSTLSLVLPAFTTSKPGPAFSAPQLAFAAVASLAVYGLFVLTQAVRHREYFLPVEPGGHAADGHAGPPTTRAATASLALLLTALVAVVGLAKVESPAIESAVRAASLPQAVVGVVIALLVLLPETLAAVRAARRARVQVSLNLAFGSAMASIGLTIPTIAAASLWVEGPLLLGLDATHIVLLGLTIVVATLTVVPGRATVLQAGVHLTLLAAFLLLAVSP from the coding sequence GTGAGCCTGCGCTACCGCCGACTGGCCGCCACCTGGACCGTGACCGTTCCGATCCTCGCCGTGGCGGTGCTCGCGCTGGCGTGGGGACGGAGCATCCCACCCGTCGTCGTGGTGATCGCCGCGCTCTTCCTCGCGAGTTCGGTGCTCGCGGCCGTCCACCACGCGGAAGTCATCGCCCATCGCGTGGGCGAGCCGTTCGGCTCGCTCGTGCTCGCCGTGGCGGTCACGGTGATCGAGGTGGCGCTGATCCTCAGCCTCACCGTGTCGGGCGGGCCGGCCGCGGCGTCGCTCGCCCGCGACACGGTGTTCGCCGCCGTGATGATCACGTGCAACGGGATCGCCGGCCTGTCGCTGCTGGTCGCGGCGCTGCGGCGGCGGGTGGCGGTGTTCAACGCGGAGGGAACGGGAGGCGCGCTCGCCACCGTCGCCACCCTGTCGACGCTGAGCCTCGTCCTGCCGGCCTTCACCACCAGCAAGCCCGGGCCCGCCTTCTCCGCGCCCCAGCTCGCGTTCGCCGCGGTCGCCTCGCTCGCGGTGTACGGCCTGTTCGTGCTCACCCAGGCCGTACGGCACCGCGAGTACTTCCTGCCGGTGGAGCCCGGCGGCCATGCCGCGGACGGGCACGCCGGCCCGCCGACCACGCGCGCGGCCACGGCCAGCCTGGCGTTGCTGCTGACCGCGCTCGTCGCGGTGGTCGGTCTGGCGAAGGTGGAGTCGCCCGCCATCGAGTCGGCCGTACGCGCCGCGAGCCTGCCGCAGGCGGTGGTGGGCGTCGTGATCGCGCTGCTGGTGCTGCTGCCGGAGACGCTCGCCGCCGTACGCGCGGCCCGGCGCGCGCGGGTCCAGGTCAGCCTGAACCTCGCCTTCGGCTCGGCGATGGCCAGCATCGGGCTCACCATCCCGACGATCGCGGCGGCGTCCCTGTGGGTGGAAGGGCCGCTGCTGCTCGGACTCGACGCGACGCACATCGTGCTGCTCGGGCTGACGATCGTCGTGGCGACGCTGACCGTGGTGCCCGGCCGGGCCACCGTCCTGCAGGCGGGCGTGCACCTCACGCTGCTCGCCGCCTTCCTGCTCCTCGCCGTGAGCCCATGA
- a CDS encoding NUDIX domain-containing protein: protein MAAKDGDGWALCELGHQHWGLYGAAGLLTVHHTLDGMPYVLMQKRAWWSHHGGTWGLPGGACDSHEDPITGALREAQEEAALDADLIRVRGLYVDDHGGWSFQTVIAEAGGLLDAAPANGESADMRWVAADEVPSKELHPGFADSWPRIRPALSPVVVVLDMANIIGARAEHGWWNDRAGAANRLLNELIPLSGQGLGEMPEGVPALSRWFPRMVAVLEGAAAGAADPGPVTGDLTVVVARGSGDDAIVDAVRGVRSWETALVVTADRGLRERVTALGALVTGPRWLLKQL from the coding sequence ATGGCGGCGAAGGACGGCGACGGCTGGGCCCTGTGCGAGCTGGGGCACCAGCACTGGGGGCTGTACGGCGCCGCCGGCCTGCTCACCGTGCACCACACCCTCGACGGCATGCCGTACGTGCTGATGCAGAAGCGGGCCTGGTGGAGCCATCACGGCGGGACGTGGGGGCTGCCGGGAGGCGCGTGCGACAGCCATGAGGACCCCATCACCGGCGCCCTGCGCGAGGCACAGGAGGAGGCGGCGCTGGACGCCGATCTGATCCGGGTGCGCGGGCTCTACGTCGACGACCACGGCGGCTGGTCGTTCCAGACGGTGATCGCGGAGGCCGGGGGGCTGCTCGACGCCGCGCCCGCCAACGGCGAGAGCGCCGACATGCGCTGGGTGGCGGCCGACGAGGTCCCGTCGAAAGAGTTGCATCCGGGCTTCGCCGACTCGTGGCCGAGGATCAGGCCCGCGCTGAGCCCGGTGGTCGTCGTCCTCGACATGGCGAACATCATCGGCGCGCGCGCCGAGCACGGATGGTGGAACGACCGTGCCGGTGCCGCGAACCGCCTGCTCAACGAGCTGATCCCGCTCTCCGGGCAGGGCCTCGGCGAGATGCCGGAAGGCGTTCCCGCACTGTCCCGGTGGTTCCCGCGCATGGTCGCGGTGCTCGAAGGAGCGGCGGCCGGCGCCGCCGACCCGGGGCCGGTGACCGGGGACCTGACCGTCGTGGTGGCCCGTGGCAGCGGGGACGACGCGATCGTGGACGCCGTGCGTGGCGTGCGCTCGTGGGAGACCGCCCTCGTCGTCACCGCCGACCGGGGACTGCGCGAGCGGGTGACGGCCCTCGGCGCCCTGGTCACCGGCCCGCGCTGGCTGCTCAAGCAGCTCTAG